One stretch of Planococcus sp. PAMC 21323 DNA includes these proteins:
- the fliM gene encoding flagellar motor switch protein FliM, with the protein MAGSLNDKNMNTILSAIEAEIPSQKLKNRNVRTYDFKKALRFSQDQTRTLTRIHENFARLLTSYFSIQLRTFVQITVSAVEQISYEEFVQNVQKKSILGVFEAAPLQGRMVMEFSPDVANAMFDRLLGGQGNALQKNSDLTEIEITIIERIFVKALESFREVWESVIELTPELREIEINPQFLTISPPNETVILVSLMTKIGDINGIINICLPHVVLEQVLPKLSARHWLANQKKEIENHELEALEQKLQSTKLEIKAILGKTKIDINDFLDLKEGDVIRLNESYNSLVTVLIDGKQKFLAQPGVSKGRLAIQVTDVFTEGALFDDD; encoded by the coding sequence TTGGCTGGGAGTTTGAATGATAAAAATATGAATACTATTCTTTCAGCAATAGAAGCTGAAATACCGTCTCAAAAATTAAAAAATCGAAATGTACGAACATATGATTTCAAAAAAGCATTACGTTTTTCTCAGGATCAAACACGTACATTAACAAGAATACATGAAAATTTTGCGCGTTTATTAACTTCATATTTTTCAATCCAATTACGGACATTTGTTCAAATTACAGTGTCAGCTGTTGAGCAGATTTCATATGAAGAGTTTGTTCAAAATGTGCAAAAAAAGTCAATACTTGGTGTGTTCGAAGCGGCACCTCTTCAAGGAAGAATGGTCATGGAATTTTCACCTGATGTTGCAAACGCGATGTTCGATCGTTTACTCGGTGGACAAGGTAACGCACTACAGAAAAACAGTGACTTAACTGAAATTGAAATCACTATAATTGAAAGAATATTTGTAAAGGCACTTGAGAGCTTTCGAGAAGTTTGGGAGTCAGTAATCGAATTAACTCCTGAATTGAGAGAAATAGAAATAAATCCACAATTCTTAACAATATCTCCACCTAATGAAACCGTAATATTGGTTTCGTTAATGACAAAGATTGGAGACATAAACGGAATTATCAATATTTGCCTACCACATGTAGTGTTAGAACAAGTATTACCAAAATTGTCTGCCCGACATTGGTTAGCTAATCAGAAAAAAGAAATTGAAAATCATGAGTTAGAAGCTTTAGAACAAAAATTGCAAAGCACAAAGTTAGAAATTAAGGCTATTTTAGGAAAGACAAAAATTGATATAAACGACTTTTTGGATCTTAAAGAAGGCGATGTCATTCGCTTAAACGAATCATACAACTCTTTAGTAACCGTTCTGATTGATGGAAAGCAAAAATTTCTTGCGCAGCCGGGAGTCTCTAAAGGTCGATTGGCAATCCAAGTAACAGACGTTTTTACAGAAGGAGCTTTATTTGATGACGATTGA
- the fliQ gene encoding flagellar biosynthesis protein FliQ, translating into MTPDMVIKLAEQSIFTVILISAPMLLIALAVGLLVSVFQAMTQIQEQTLAFIPKILAVFIALVVFGPWMLTLLLDYTRDLFEQLPRIIG; encoded by the coding sequence ATGACTCCAGATATGGTGATCAAACTAGCCGAACAATCGATTTTTACTGTTATTCTTATATCTGCTCCGATGTTGCTCATTGCGCTAGCTGTTGGTTTGTTGGTCAGTGTCTTTCAAGCGATGACACAAATTCAAGAGCAAACGCTGGCATTCATCCCCAAAATATTGGCAGTGTTTATCGCACTCGTCGTTTTTGGACCTTGGATGCTAACCTTACTGCTAGATTACACACGAGATTTGTTTGAGCAATTGCCGAGAATTATCGGGTAA
- the flgD gene encoding flagellar hook assembly protein FlgD, whose product MNITTVTTAAATAQSPAAKTETSNALGQDAFLKILVTQMKHQDPMEPLKDTEFIGQMAQFTSLEQLTNLNKTMSQFVTNQSASSLADYAHLIGTSVKWESETGSGEGIVKALSSKNGELLAELEGAEVKVPINSIIHIEKNTSSSNEQETV is encoded by the coding sequence ATGAACATCACGACAGTAACAACCGCAGCTGCGACTGCACAATCGCCAGCCGCTAAAACGGAAACAAGTAATGCACTTGGTCAAGATGCTTTCCTAAAAATCTTAGTAACTCAAATGAAGCACCAAGATCCAATGGAGCCTTTAAAAGACACGGAATTTATTGGTCAGATGGCACAGTTTACAAGCCTCGAGCAATTAACAAATTTAAATAAAACAATGAGTCAATTTGTGACCAACCAATCAGCTTCTTCTTTAGCAGATTACGCGCATTTAATCGGAACATCCGTTAAATGGGAGTCAGAAACGGGGTCAGGTGAAGGAATCGTGAAAGCTTTGTCTAGCAAAAATGGGGAATTGTTAGCTGAGCTTGAAGGGGCTGAAGTAAAAGTGCCGATCAACTCGATTATCCATATTGAAAAAAATACAAGCTCATCAAATGAACAAGAAACTGTTTAA
- a CDS encoding flagellar biosynthetic protein FliO, translating to MNKSMYLHIMLLVAVLFTGLISEPLPVQANPNVVDWLNNEEPVEETPAETTETAPIEEKSLAGILVQLALYTLLIVVMIYGLIKFLAARQKNLQPNHGIRLMGGTPLGNNKSLQVVKVGGQIYLIGVGDEVTLIKEFSDEAEINSIEEDFEQQPALSKSLRAFSKKKEKATQASKATSFDELFNQSIDKQKNKQHQLENEFGSKSHNKEGRPL from the coding sequence GTGAACAAATCAATGTATTTACATATTATGCTGCTCGTGGCTGTTCTATTTACTGGCCTCATATCGGAGCCTCTTCCTGTTCAAGCAAATCCCAACGTTGTGGACTGGCTGAATAACGAAGAGCCGGTAGAAGAGACACCTGCAGAAACTACAGAAACTGCACCGATAGAAGAAAAAAGCTTAGCTGGAATTCTTGTTCAATTGGCACTTTATACGCTGTTGATTGTGGTGATGATTTACGGACTGATTAAATTTTTGGCGGCACGTCAGAAAAATCTTCAGCCTAATCATGGAATCCGCTTAATGGGCGGCACGCCGCTAGGCAATAATAAGTCGCTGCAAGTCGTCAAAGTTGGCGGACAAATTTACTTGATCGGTGTTGGAGATGAAGTAACGCTGATAAAAGAGTTTTCAGATGAGGCAGAAATTAATAGCATCGAAGAAGATTTTGAACAACAACCGGCACTTTCTAAAAGTTTACGAGCCTTTTCGAAAAAGAAAGAAAAAGCGACACAAGCATCAAAAGCAACTAGCTTTGATGAGTTATTTAACCAAAGCATAGACAAACAAAAAAACAAGCAACACCAGCTCGAAAATGAGTTTGGCAGTAAATCGCACAATAAGGAAGGGCGTCCGTTATGA
- the fliG gene encoding flagellar motor switch protein FliG, with translation MVKTKRELTGIQKVAVLLVGLGPDTAVNLFKQLTEAEIDLLTMEIANVRQLPSSETEAVINEFYDMMMGQDYLNEGGLVYARGILEKALGKEKAIETIGRLSNRLQVKPFHFARKADPNQLLNILQHEHPQTIALVLSYLEAKQSSEVLSQLLPEKQAEVARRIALMESASPEVIFQIEQILERKLSATGTQDYTAAGGVEAIVRVLNKIDLGTERAILSELEKENPDLVAEIKKRLFVFEDIINLDSRSIQRVVRDVNDSNLTFALKVASDEVKDSIYANMSTRRADLIREEIDVMGPVKLKDVENAQTSIVSLMRSLEEKGEITVSRGKGDELIV, from the coding sequence ATGGTTAAAACTAAAAGAGAATTAACCGGAATACAAAAAGTAGCTGTACTATTGGTGGGCCTTGGTCCTGATACAGCAGTGAATTTATTTAAACAATTGACTGAAGCAGAAATTGATTTATTAACAATGGAAATTGCGAATGTACGCCAATTACCAAGCAGTGAAACTGAAGCAGTGATTAATGAGTTTTATGACATGATGATGGGGCAAGATTATTTAAATGAGGGAGGGTTGGTTTATGCCCGAGGTATTTTAGAAAAAGCCCTTGGAAAAGAAAAGGCTATTGAAACTATTGGACGATTATCAAATCGTCTACAAGTAAAGCCTTTTCATTTTGCTAGAAAGGCAGACCCCAACCAACTATTAAATATCTTGCAGCACGAACACCCCCAAACCATTGCACTTGTTCTTTCATATCTAGAAGCAAAGCAGTCTTCGGAAGTGCTGTCACAACTTCTACCCGAAAAACAAGCAGAAGTTGCACGAAGAATTGCATTAATGGAAAGTGCTTCTCCTGAAGTTATTTTTCAAATTGAACAAATATTAGAACGAAAACTATCTGCAACAGGAACCCAGGATTATACTGCCGCTGGGGGGGTTGAAGCTATTGTTCGGGTGTTGAATAAAATTGATTTGGGAACTGAAAGAGCGATCTTATCAGAATTAGAAAAAGAAAATCCGGACTTAGTTGCTGAAATTAAAAAACGCTTATTTGTGTTTGAAGATATCATTAATTTAGATTCTCGCTCAATTCAGCGTGTTGTTCGAGATGTTAACGACTCGAATCTTACTTTCGCATTAAAAGTGGCAAGTGATGAAGTGAAGGATTCCATATATGCAAATATGTCAACAAGACGTGCAGACCTTATTCGCGAAGAAATTGATGTAATGGGACCAGTGAAGCTAAAAGATGTGGAAAATGCTCAAACAAGTATAGTTTCACTTATGAGAAGTTTAGAAGAAAAAGGTGAAATTACAGTTTCTCGCGGTAAGGGAGATGAGTTGATTGTCTAA
- a CDS encoding FliH/SctL family protein has protein sequence MSNIIRNYAQETSPNSKKIIETRKVEMRKIDYIERDIDPQQERLNIKKSIAQLNAEQERLKIQLEVQKQEASEMIDQWWIERKEEAEQEAQRLAEEAAIEGFQAGYDKGMVAIKEQFEQKNQEMTQLLELAYSEKANIIQQAEPFLLSLSVTIAEKVIHNELQQDTQQVIHIIQQALKQVEESEDVTMQVCPEDYPLIIPFLEELKTYIKADSELKVIPVANLTPGGCRIHTASGSYDAMVDNQLEEIKNKLLAYCEEKTNDELVGR, from the coding sequence TTGTCTAATATTATTCGTAATTATGCTCAAGAGACATCACCAAACTCTAAAAAAATTATTGAAACAAGAAAAGTTGAAATGAGAAAAATAGATTATATCGAAAGAGATATAGATCCTCAACAAGAGAGGTTGAACATAAAGAAAAGTATTGCGCAATTGAACGCGGAACAAGAGCGATTAAAAATACAGTTAGAAGTTCAAAAGCAGGAAGCTAGTGAAATGATTGATCAATGGTGGATAGAAAGAAAGGAAGAAGCAGAGCAAGAGGCACAAAGATTAGCTGAAGAAGCAGCTATTGAAGGATTTCAGGCAGGTTATGATAAGGGAATGGTAGCAATAAAAGAGCAATTTGAACAAAAAAATCAAGAAATGACTCAGCTACTAGAACTGGCTTATTCAGAAAAAGCAAATATTATCCAACAAGCAGAACCTTTTTTACTGTCTTTAAGCGTTACCATTGCTGAAAAAGTGATTCACAATGAATTGCAACAAGATACACAACAAGTGATTCACATAATTCAACAGGCATTAAAGCAAGTAGAAGAATCAGAAGACGTGACAATGCAAGTTTGTCCAGAAGATTATCCATTGATTATTCCATTTTTAGAAGAACTAAAAACCTATATTAAAGCAGATTCGGAATTGAAAGTGATTCCGGTAGCAAATTTAACACCAGGTGGCTGTCGAATTCATACAGCGAGCGGTTCTTACGATGCTATGGTCGACAATCAGCTAGAGGAAATCAAAAACAAATTGCTCGCTTACTGTGAGGAGAAAACCAACGATGAACTTGTGGGAAGATGA
- the fliY gene encoding flagellar motor switch phosphatase FliY, translated as MTIEKLSPDEIKELLGQKNREVKSKNTNSLSQTEMEALTELMSVSLGGAAAVISPMFNESAKVTSPRLAIIQREKLFSETVAPFFIVLGEYTGDVKGIQLLSINQEEMSAVIELMDEYVTENKDKQFEVVQNFIQHMFESVSSSLATILECEVTYSLSGMDSVERHEDFRVANFTREDWFIEVAFGIAIGSHHKLNLHLCIPVQLAKQMIGTLADTFEEEDIEENQEMSFSEDSKLIGQETSTDVNNVKAQGTNHKVQNVQFSSFDHTESTQSEPNNLNMLLDIPLQVTVELGRTKRIVKEILEISQGSIIELDKLAGEPVDILVNNKLIAVGEVVVIDENFGVRVTDVLSTAERISKLR; from the coding sequence ATGACGATTGAAAAATTATCTCCAGATGAAATCAAAGAATTGCTAGGACAAAAAAACAGAGAGGTTAAGTCTAAAAACACGAACTCATTATCTCAAACTGAAATGGAAGCACTGACAGAGCTAATGAGTGTATCGTTAGGTGGAGCTGCAGCTGTAATATCTCCTATGTTTAATGAAAGTGCAAAGGTAACTTCACCTAGACTTGCCATCATCCAAAGAGAGAAATTATTTTCAGAAACAGTGGCGCCTTTTTTTATTGTTTTGGGAGAATATACCGGTGACGTAAAAGGGATCCAATTGCTTTCTATAAACCAAGAAGAAATGTCGGCAGTAATAGAGTTGATGGATGAATATGTGACAGAAAATAAAGATAAGCAATTTGAAGTAGTTCAAAACTTTATACAGCATATGTTTGAATCTGTCTCAAGTTCCTTGGCAACTATATTAGAGTGCGAGGTTACTTATTCGTTATCTGGAATGGATTCGGTTGAGAGACATGAAGATTTTCGAGTAGCAAATTTTACTAGAGAAGATTGGTTCATAGAAGTTGCGTTTGGAATAGCAATCGGTAGTCATCATAAATTAAACCTCCACTTATGTATCCCTGTTCAGTTAGCGAAGCAGATGATCGGAACTTTGGCTGATACATTTGAAGAGGAAGATATAGAGGAGAATCAGGAAATGTCATTCTCAGAAGATAGTAAACTTATCGGTCAAGAAACCTCAACAGATGTGAATAATGTGAAAGCCCAAGGGACTAATCATAAAGTCCAAAACGTCCAGTTTTCTAGTTTCGATCATACGGAATCTACTCAATCTGAACCGAATAACTTGAACATGCTTTTGGATATTCCGCTTCAAGTAACAGTAGAACTGGGACGCACAAAACGTATCGTTAAAGAAATATTGGAAATTTCACAAGGGTCTATTATTGAGTTAGATAAATTAGCCGGGGAACCTGTTGATATTTTGGTCAATAATAAGTTGATCGCAGTTGGAGAAGTCGTTGTCATCGATGAGAATTTCGGTGTCCGCGTAACGGATGTACTAAGTACGGCTGAACGCATTTCGAAATTGCGTTAA
- a CDS encoding flagellar FlbD family protein, protein MRKVSTFLDTANMIQLTRLNRSTIVLNAIYIERLESTPDTVVTLTTGRKVHVLETITEVTEKVTNYYRNINILPCLNEPNLME, encoded by the coding sequence TTGAGAAAAGTATCAACTTTTCTCGACACGGCAAATATGATCCAATTAACTAGGTTAAACCGGTCAACTATTGTATTGAATGCAATCTATATTGAACGACTAGAATCGACACCCGACACAGTGGTGACATTAACAACAGGTAGGAAAGTTCATGTACTTGAAACAATAACCGAAGTGACTGAAAAAGTAACGAACTACTATCGAAATATAAATATTTTGCCTTGTTTGAATGAACCAAACTTGATGGAATGA
- a CDS encoding flagellar hook-basal body complex protein codes for MLRSMYSGVSGMKNFQTKLDVIGNNVSNVNTVGYKKSTVNFQDLLSQNMSNSGANPMQVGLGSSTATIGVNHNGGSLMSTGVGTDLSMMGDGFFIVQDPEAQGTAGRYLTRAGNFTVTAGGELVTAQGYKVLDSVGNAIDVSEYDSFTINRSGEITGKMADGSIIAGQSIGVSNPPNPEGLRKFGGSLYEMTGAAGGAITIGSAAANNTEIGSGMLEMSNVDLTEEFTEMIIAQRGFQANSRSVTTSDEILQEIMNLKR; via the coding sequence ATGTTACGTTCAATGTATTCAGGTGTGTCAGGTATGAAAAATTTTCAAACGAAATTAGATGTAATCGGGAATAATGTTTCTAACGTAAATACTGTAGGTTATAAAAAAAGCACAGTAAATTTCCAAGATCTTTTAAGCCAAAATATGTCGAATAGTGGGGCAAATCCGATGCAAGTTGGGTTAGGATCGTCAACTGCTACGATTGGCGTAAACCATAATGGAGGATCATTAATGTCTACGGGAGTTGGAACAGATCTTTCCATGATGGGAGACGGATTCTTCATTGTTCAAGATCCAGAAGCTCAAGGAACGGCGGGAAGATACTTGACGCGTGCAGGGAACTTTACTGTAACAGCTGGCGGAGAATTAGTTACAGCACAAGGTTATAAAGTTTTAGATAGTGTTGGGAATGCTATCGACGTATCTGAGTACGACTCATTTACTATCAATCGCTCTGGGGAAATAACAGGGAAAATGGCCGATGGAAGTATAATTGCAGGTCAATCCATCGGTGTTTCTAATCCTCCAAATCCAGAAGGTCTTCGCAAGTTTGGTGGATCGTTATATGAAATGACTGGGGCTGCTGGCGGAGCTATTACAATAGGAAGTGCTGCTGCCAACAACACTGAAATCGGTTCAGGTATGCTTGAAATGTCGAACGTTGACTTAACTGAAGAGTTTACAGAAATGATTATTGCGCAGCGTGGATTCCAAGCGAACTCACGATCGGTGACTACTTCTGATGAAATACTACAAGAAATTATGAACTTGAAACGCTAA
- the fliI gene encoding flagellar protein export ATPase FliI, with protein sequence MNLWEDEYLELLDEVEPIKKHGKVIQVIGLTIESRGPNAKIGELCLLYPNRNEPPIEAEVVGFKENKIMLMPLQDLSQVGPGCLVVATGGPLQIKVGPSILGKVLDGTGMPLDESLLPRGLKKYSTNNAPPNPLKRPRIDKPLEVGVRAIDGLLTVGQGQRIGVFAGSGVGKSTLMGMIARNTEADINVIALVGERGREVRDFIERDLGPEGLKKSVVVAATSDQTPMQRIKAALTATAIAEYFRDQGKNVMLMMDSVTRFAMAQREVGLAVGEPPTSKGYTPSVFALLPKLLERSGTSSKGTITAFYTVLVDGDDMNEPIADAVRGILDGHIVLDRKIAQKGQFPAINVMASVSRVMHEVVSEEHQLAARDFKRLLAAYETSEDLINIGAYKSGANKEIDDAIRAYPVIKEYLQQDIYEKAKIEESVERLSAQFGGI encoded by the coding sequence ATGAACTTGTGGGAAGATGAGTACCTGGAACTGCTAGATGAAGTTGAGCCGATCAAAAAGCATGGCAAAGTCATTCAAGTCATTGGTTTGACGATTGAATCGCGCGGGCCGAATGCGAAAATTGGAGAGCTATGTTTGTTGTATCCTAATCGCAACGAGCCACCTATTGAAGCAGAAGTGGTTGGCTTTAAAGAAAATAAAATCATGCTGATGCCGTTGCAAGATTTATCACAAGTGGGACCAGGTTGCTTGGTCGTTGCAACAGGTGGTCCACTTCAGATTAAAGTGGGTCCTTCTATATTAGGGAAAGTTTTGGATGGAACGGGCATGCCGCTGGACGAAAGTTTATTGCCGCGTGGACTGAAAAAGTATTCAACTAACAATGCACCTCCTAATCCGTTAAAACGGCCTAGAATTGATAAGCCGCTAGAAGTTGGCGTTCGCGCGATTGATGGGTTATTAACGGTCGGACAAGGTCAGCGAATTGGGGTATTTGCCGGAAGTGGTGTTGGAAAAAGTACGTTGATGGGCATGATTGCTCGTAATACTGAAGCAGATATTAATGTCATTGCTTTAGTTGGAGAGCGTGGACGTGAAGTGCGTGATTTTATCGAACGTGATTTAGGTCCTGAAGGGCTGAAGAAATCAGTAGTAGTTGCCGCAACGTCCGATCAAACCCCAATGCAGCGTATTAAAGCAGCGCTCACGGCAACCGCAATTGCCGAATATTTCCGAGACCAAGGAAAAAACGTCATGTTGATGATGGATTCGGTGACACGCTTTGCGATGGCACAACGAGAAGTTGGTTTGGCGGTAGGTGAACCACCAACGAGTAAAGGCTATACACCGAGCGTTTTTGCTTTGTTACCAAAACTACTCGAGCGATCAGGTACATCAAGTAAAGGCACAATCACTGCTTTTTATACCGTGTTAGTTGACGGGGATGACATGAATGAACCGATTGCAGATGCAGTACGAGGAATTTTAGATGGCCATATCGTTTTAGACCGAAAAATTGCTCAAAAAGGTCAATTTCCGGCAATTAACGTAATGGCTAGTGTAAGTCGTGTTATGCACGAGGTAGTCTCAGAGGAACACCAACTAGCCGCAAGAGATTTCAAGCGCTTGTTGGCCGCTTATGAGACGTCTGAAGACTTGATCAATATTGGAGCATACAAGAGCGGTGCCAACAAAGAAATTGATGATGCCATTCGGGCATACCCAGTGATTAAAGAATATTTGCAACAAGACATATATGAAAAAGCGAAGATCGAAGAAAGTGTAGAACGGCTATCAGCACAATTTGGGGGGATTTAA
- a CDS encoding flagellar hook-length control protein FliK, giving the protein MEALKPALQQPIIPPNKAATALTQGQTIFASLFESLHLGVELPNTEQEPAETVLESLESLVESLQRLTVEEQPAELQEIQYAVLQLEELQVQVQQPIFAVSNQTTESVENTTDVNSKIIELLEKIQQKLQTLTEAMTREVQKASGFAEFEENKAISFIEITQISKQLDKLLGMLEQGAQTKKGIEESIVLPEIPRFISEMLKPVKETSKVPVDIQETPGKSAVHSVSKINTGEELQAPKIPAEVRATQEAPSQALASLTGDVSKATANIARTEASSQTAPFVRLENLLDDLGGMMKSSMRLAETQEGMKMRINIFPEHLGHLEILLTSTNGKLAAQIMASTPMAKEALDLQLNQLRMSLFQQGVEVEKIEVLQQTSQQPFNQQQPQSGQRFTQPQQRNSKANDSNGYLQVEDEKRAEQQPLIGDMIKVDYTV; this is encoded by the coding sequence ATGGAAGCATTGAAACCAGCACTTCAACAACCCATTATCCCTCCTAACAAAGCTGCTACTGCACTAACTCAAGGTCAAACGATATTTGCTTCTTTATTTGAGTCATTGCATTTAGGAGTAGAGTTACCGAATACGGAGCAGGAGCCTGCCGAAACTGTGTTAGAAAGTCTAGAGTCGTTAGTAGAATCTTTGCAAAGATTGACTGTTGAAGAGCAGCCAGCTGAATTACAAGAAATTCAGTATGCAGTTCTTCAGCTAGAAGAACTGCAAGTCCAAGTCCAACAGCCGATTTTTGCGGTAAGCAATCAAACGACAGAAAGTGTAGAAAACACAACAGATGTTAACAGTAAGATAATTGAGTTGCTCGAAAAAATTCAACAGAAGTTGCAGACTTTAACAGAAGCAATGACGAGAGAAGTTCAAAAAGCTTCAGGGTTTGCTGAGTTTGAAGAAAATAAAGCTATAAGTTTTATCGAAATAACGCAAATTTCTAAGCAACTTGATAAACTGCTTGGCATGCTTGAGCAAGGTGCGCAAACTAAAAAAGGAATTGAAGAAAGCATAGTATTGCCGGAGATTCCAAGGTTTATTAGTGAAATGCTAAAGCCTGTGAAAGAAACATCAAAAGTACCTGTCGACATACAAGAAACTCCTGGAAAATCAGCTGTTCACTCTGTTTCGAAAATCAATACAGGAGAAGAACTTCAAGCTCCTAAAATACCGGCTGAAGTGAGAGCTACACAAGAGGCACCTTCTCAAGCTTTAGCTTCATTAACAGGTGATGTTAGCAAAGCGACAGCAAATATTGCCCGCACAGAAGCTAGTTCGCAAACCGCGCCATTTGTTCGCTTAGAAAATTTATTGGATGATTTAGGCGGGATGATGAAAAGCTCGATGCGTTTAGCAGAAACTCAAGAAGGCATGAAGATGCGCATCAATATTTTTCCGGAACATTTGGGGCATTTAGAAATTTTATTAACGTCTACAAACGGTAAATTGGCCGCTCAAATAATGGCAAGCACGCCGATGGCAAAAGAAGCACTTGACCTTCAGTTAAACCAGCTAAGAATGTCATTGTTTCAGCAGGGTGTCGAAGTAGAAAAAATTGAAGTGCTTCAACAAACGTCTCAACAGCCTTTTAATCAGCAACAACCACAATCCGGACAACGCTTTACACAGCCGCAACAAAGAAACAGTAAAGCAAATGACAGCAACGGATATTTACAGGTTGAAGATGAAAAAAGAGCAGAACAACAGCCGTTAATAGGTGACATGATAAAAGTGGATTATACCGTATAA
- the fliJ gene encoding flagellar export protein FliJ: MGGFKLTQFNFRFQKILDLKENEKGFAQIQMAEAMKQQEVGHQRNRVIQKKINEAEQLRNSKQQSGVNISELRMLEDYLYHLQDESLSSKRELEHLQHKVSTSQGLLQKKAQEEKTWENLKEQKLTHFQEESKAAEQSFFDEMASTRFYRLAKANNLVEGT; encoded by the coding sequence TTGGGGGGATTTAAACTGACACAATTCAACTTTCGATTTCAAAAGATATTGGATTTAAAAGAAAATGAAAAGGGCTTTGCGCAGATCCAAATGGCTGAAGCCATGAAACAACAAGAAGTAGGACATCAGCGAAACCGCGTGATTCAAAAGAAAATTAACGAAGCTGAGCAATTGAGAAATAGTAAGCAACAAAGCGGAGTCAATATTTCAGAACTGAGGATGTTAGAAGATTATTTATACCATCTTCAAGATGAATCGCTTTCTTCTAAGCGAGAGTTAGAACATTTACAGCATAAAGTTTCCACTTCCCAGGGATTATTGCAAAAAAAAGCACAAGAAGAAAAGACATGGGAAAACTTAAAAGAGCAAAAGTTAACGCATTTCCAAGAAGAAAGTAAAGCAGCTGAACAAAGCTTTTTTGACGAAATGGCCAGCACACGGTTTTACCGCTTAGCCAAAGCAAATAATTTAGTAGAAGGAACATAA
- the fliP gene encoding flagellar type III secretion system pore protein FliP (The bacterial flagellar biogenesis protein FliP forms a type III secretion system (T3SS)-type pore required for flagellar assembly.): MIPEILSSINIPGIDFGAESPEDVSTTLQLFFLLTVLSLAPGILIMMTSFTRIIIVLSFVRTGLGTQSMPPNQVLVGLALFLTFFIMSPIVTEMNETALQPYLDGEMEQQEALDTAIVPLKEFMAKNTREKDLALFFKYAELEKPNSIEEIPLTSLIPAFAISEMKTAFQIGFVIFIPFLIIDMVVASTLMAMGMMMLPPVMISLPFKILLFVLVDGWYLIIESLLVSF, from the coding sequence ATGATTCCGGAAATTTTATCATCAATCAATATTCCGGGCATTGATTTTGGCGCAGAGTCACCAGAAGATGTCTCAACAACACTGCAATTATTTTTCTTATTAACGGTGCTTTCATTAGCTCCAGGCATCTTGATTATGATGACCAGTTTTACACGAATTATCATCGTTTTGTCGTTTGTCCGAACGGGACTTGGGACACAATCAATGCCGCCAAACCAAGTGTTGGTAGGTCTTGCATTATTTTTAACATTTTTCATTATGTCGCCAATCGTTACAGAAATGAACGAGACGGCGTTGCAGCCTTATTTGGACGGTGAAATGGAACAACAAGAAGCATTAGACACAGCGATTGTGCCGTTAAAAGAATTTATGGCAAAAAACACGCGTGAAAAAGATTTGGCGTTATTTTTTAAATACGCAGAACTTGAAAAACCGAACAGTATTGAAGAAATACCGCTAACTTCACTCATTCCGGCATTTGCTATTAGTGAGATGAAAACTGCTTTTCAAATCGGCTTTGTTATTTTCATTCCTTTTTTGATCATCGATATGGTTGTGGCTAGTACATTAATGGCGATGGGAATGATGATGTTACCGCCAGTCATGATTTCGTTGCCATTTAAAATCTTACTATTTGTTCTTGTAGATGGCTGGTATTTAATAATCGAATCGCTGCTGGTCAGCTTTTGA